One genomic segment of Streptomyces caniferus includes these proteins:
- a CDS encoding FxLD family lanthipeptide — MTAVHTEKPVAPVQPTLDILDDVDPFGLDIAFIEGTPASETVLMCTTGDTCGSSCPSACTTS; from the coding sequence ATGACCGCCGTTCACACAGAGAAGCCGGTCGCTCCCGTGCAGCCGACCCTCGACATCCTCGACGATGTCGACCCGTTCGGGCTCGACATCGCCTTCATCGAGGGCACGCCGGCGAGCGAGACGGTCCTGATGTGCACCACGGGCGACACCTGCGGCAGCTCCTGTCCCAGCGCCTGCACCACCTCGTAA
- a CDS encoding DUF6415 family natural product biosynthesis protein encodes MTALTRVVPDKAAMLPLVETVLSWDLNRGSLPEVDVSLDLVKAFTAYGRVLEGELAAVCRRLPADSDLRCGPQATLSEAARRLYMPPPGCSERGAAHRAQNLARLIQALLRGTGSAAPAPADEGTV; translated from the coding sequence GTGACTGCCCTGACCCGGGTGGTCCCCGACAAGGCCGCGATGCTGCCGCTCGTCGAGACGGTCCTCAGTTGGGACCTGAACCGCGGAAGCCTGCCGGAGGTCGACGTCAGCCTGGACCTGGTGAAGGCGTTCACCGCCTATGGGCGAGTCCTCGAAGGCGAGCTCGCCGCTGTGTGCCGCCGGTTGCCGGCCGACTCGGATCTCCGCTGCGGGCCGCAGGCGACGCTCAGCGAAGCCGCCCGGCGTCTCTACATGCCGCCTCCTGGCTGTTCGGAGCGCGGGGCCGCCCACAGAGCGCAGAACCTCGCGCGCCTGATCCAAGCCCTGCTCCGTGGCACCGGCAGCGCCGCCCCTGCCCCAGCCGACGAGGGCACCGTTTGA
- a CDS encoding TauD/TfdA family dioxygenase, translated as MRPGDLFAAHFLNHKAPGASAQIAEQLSKDGLVTVAGLATRDAVRAFASRIMTISVHRDSDSDGLTTIRDTPRHAGRPGFAGLGNGELDPHTERSGLPHPPRLMLLVCAQPADRGGECLLTDGRSVHADLLHHKGGEAADALSLPRTAYFGAGDGHAAQVLSPHSGGRMAIRLRFDALARWSPMVQPHLPDLKAAALRYQQPLPLKPGQGYLLDNERWLHARTAFVGDRVHWRALGNPRFDLGHGFAPALYAPQPPARVEAMS; from the coding sequence ATGCGCCCCGGTGATCTGTTTGCAGCGCACTTCCTCAATCACAAAGCCCCGGGCGCATCGGCCCAGATCGCCGAGCAACTGAGCAAGGATGGTCTGGTCACTGTCGCCGGGCTCGCCACTCGCGACGCGGTACGGGCCTTCGCCTCCCGCATCATGACCATCTCCGTGCACCGCGACAGTGACTCCGATGGGCTGACCACCATCCGCGACACCCCGCGCCACGCCGGCCGGCCCGGGTTCGCCGGCCTTGGCAACGGAGAGCTCGACCCACATACGGAACGGTCCGGCCTCCCCCATCCTCCGCGTCTGATGCTGCTGGTCTGCGCCCAGCCCGCCGACCGAGGAGGCGAATGCCTGCTCACCGACGGACGTAGCGTGCACGCCGACTTGCTGCATCACAAAGGTGGTGAAGCTGCTGATGCCCTGTCCCTGCCGAGGACGGCGTACTTCGGCGCCGGAGACGGACATGCCGCCCAGGTCCTCAGCCCTCACAGCGGCGGACGGATGGCCATACGGCTGCGGTTCGATGCTCTCGCCCGATGGAGCCCCATGGTCCAGCCGCACCTGCCCGACCTCAAGGCGGCAGCTCTTCGCTACCAACAGCCCCTTCCCCTGAAGCCGGGCCAGGGATATCTCCTCGACAACGAGCGATGGCTGCACGCCCGTACAGCATTTGTCGGTGACCGCGTGCACTGGCGGGCCCTGGGCAACCCGCGCTTCGACCTCGGTCACGGTTTCGCGCCTGCCCTGTACGCACCCCAGCCCCCCGCGCGTGTGGAGGCCATGTCATGA
- a CDS encoding NUDIX hydrolase has product MTYTPPTWPVSVKGVALDVRGRVLLLKNEREEWELPGGRLEAADPSPECTVERELQEESGWMVKAGPLLDTWIYQPLPQTHPERRVVIITYGCTVLTPEADPVVSHEHKQIGVFTAAEVPGLTMPEGYKQSIATWYGRM; this is encoded by the coding sequence ATGACGTACACGCCCCCCACCTGGCCCGTTTCCGTCAAAGGTGTCGCCCTGGATGTGCGCGGCCGGGTGCTGCTGCTGAAGAATGAGCGTGAGGAGTGGGAGCTGCCCGGCGGCCGGCTGGAGGCAGCAGACCCAAGCCCCGAGTGCACGGTCGAGCGCGAACTGCAGGAAGAGTCCGGCTGGATGGTCAAGGCGGGGCCGCTGCTGGACACCTGGATCTACCAGCCGCTTCCGCAGACCCACCCCGAACGACGCGTCGTGATCATCACCTACGGCTGCACGGTCCTCACACCGGAAGCGGACCCGGTGGTCAGCCACGAGCACAAGCAGATCGGAGTGTTCACCGCAGCCGAGGTCCCGGGACTCACCATGCCCGAGGGCTACAAGCAGTCCATCGCCACCTGGTACGGGCGGATGTAA
- a CDS encoding helix-turn-helix domain-containing protein produces the protein MAAPERLPASRPSAQHVVWHWATPQARTILNSGDLGAILRFHRTVHGLNQTELGNLLGYDKTYISALELRKKTLGDVGSLRRVAEQLRLPPHILGVTDPADTDHRAMVQFGQSTVRLAEIARQSGHASEAVAELWPLVARLEARLADGHAEREVLRLLAHARVGLGVALGNVLPEERLATAAHWTAKSLSIAAHFNDPTFSSYALRMHGNELRKAHIRGAAVDRLRHAAALAPDRETRAEVLPLLARAAGELGDAQLFDSVMQEADGLIESAGHTSLFNPYALHEIRLRGLVSTGRADVAIRLVDHGPGSTTTVAPQWRVIELITVAHVRLLANDRGGATESLNTAMTEAVVQRLPHQLQRIVRTAGDRLPDVRGQAVQALDRIRQEMAA, from the coding sequence GTGGCCGCCCCCGAACGTCTGCCGGCGTCCCGTCCCTCGGCCCAGCATGTGGTGTGGCACTGGGCCACCCCGCAGGCCCGCACCATCCTGAACAGCGGCGATCTCGGCGCGATCCTGCGCTTCCACCGAACCGTCCACGGCCTGAACCAGACCGAGCTGGGAAACCTTCTCGGCTACGACAAGACCTACATCTCGGCCCTCGAACTCCGAAAGAAGACCCTGGGCGACGTCGGCTCCCTGCGCCGCGTCGCCGAGCAACTGCGACTGCCCCCGCACATCCTGGGCGTCACCGATCCGGCTGACACCGATCACCGGGCAATGGTCCAGTTCGGACAATCCACGGTCCGCCTCGCCGAGATCGCCCGCCAGAGCGGTCACGCCTCCGAAGCCGTCGCCGAACTGTGGCCGCTGGTCGCCCGCCTCGAAGCGCGCCTCGCAGACGGGCACGCCGAACGCGAGGTCCTGCGCCTGCTCGCCCACGCCCGGGTCGGCCTCGGCGTCGCGCTCGGAAACGTTCTTCCCGAGGAGCGACTGGCCACCGCCGCCCACTGGACCGCCAAGAGCCTGAGCATCGCCGCCCACTTCAACGATCCCACCTTCAGCAGCTACGCCCTGCGCATGCACGGAAACGAACTGCGCAAGGCCCACATCCGGGGCGCCGCGGTGGACCGGCTGCGCCACGCAGCGGCCCTGGCGCCGGACCGCGAAACCCGTGCGGAGGTACTGCCGCTGTTGGCCCGAGCCGCAGGCGAACTCGGCGATGCCCAGCTCTTCGACAGCGTGATGCAAGAAGCCGACGGTCTGATCGAAAGCGCAGGACACACGTCGCTCTTCAACCCTTACGCGCTGCACGAGATCCGCCTGCGCGGCCTCGTGAGCACGGGGCGCGCGGACGTCGCCATACGGCTGGTCGACCATGGACCTGGCTCGACGACGACCGTCGCACCGCAATGGAGAGTGATCGAACTGATCACTGTCGCCCACGTACGGCTCCTTGCGAACGACCGGGGCGGGGCGACCGAATCGCTGAACACCGCGATGACCGAGGCAGTAGTTCAGCGGCTGCCCCACCAGTTGCAACGGATCGTACGGACCGCCGGCGACCGGCTTCCCGACGTGCGCGGCCAGGCGGTTCAGGCGCTCGACCGGATACGGCAGGAAATGGCGGCCTAG
- a CDS encoding DUF5999 family protein, with product MCQHQPPCPSPDATDREAAHLVAHHPEQGWSLLCNGVLLFEDTGELLPDGQVIAPARCRAKAAA from the coding sequence ATGTGCCAGCATCAGCCACCGTGCCCGTCGCCCGACGCTACTGATCGGGAGGCCGCGCACCTGGTGGCGCACCACCCGGAACAGGGCTGGAGCCTGCTGTGCAACGGCGTCCTGCTCTTCGAGGACACCGGTGAGCTGCTGCCGGACGGACAGGTCATCGCCCCGGCGCGGTGCCGGGCGAAGGCGGCGGCCTGA
- a CDS encoding endonuclease/exonuclease/phosphatase family protein: MSRSITLLCWNFEANGGADSNKRKEANRLLASLHPDLLFRQEMWGADAKGKAVMESMEEDLALRGWLGPSSHTAVFAATSLFSPVCGWPDRDEETIWKMPPTVRGLRFRPAGPDAVPLVCASYHHNYASPTQRHAEADWATTFADKTWTTPTGMDVKLPVLMGGDHNSYPVPGADGDLPLPVLEEIRDRRHRVHRSCIGPDGTRRMCTCSDETLRTAGLEDVARHVASRSGNTHSLARTVTGCETHGPDARIDRIYASEVLLPAVSDVDVIEVPLDMSDHHIVRARLDGDRLADILRQEAHTPQDAGVA, encoded by the coding sequence ATGAGCCGCAGCATCACCCTGCTCTGCTGGAACTTCGAGGCCAACGGCGGCGCTGACTCCAACAAGCGCAAGGAGGCCAACCGGCTCCTCGCTTCACTCCATCCGGACCTGCTCTTTCGGCAGGAGATGTGGGGAGCCGATGCCAAGGGCAAGGCCGTGATGGAGTCCATGGAGGAGGACTTGGCCCTGCGTGGCTGGCTGGGGCCCTCCTCCCATACCGCCGTCTTTGCCGCCACGTCTCTGTTCAGCCCCGTGTGCGGGTGGCCGGACAGGGATGAAGAGACCATCTGGAAGATGCCACCGACCGTCCGGGGCCTGCGATTCCGTCCCGCAGGACCTGACGCGGTACCCCTGGTCTGCGCCTCCTACCACCACAACTACGCCTCCCCGACGCAACGGCACGCCGAAGCGGACTGGGCGACAACCTTCGCCGACAAGACGTGGACCACCCCCACCGGGATGGACGTCAAACTGCCCGTGCTGATGGGCGGAGACCACAACTCCTACCCCGTACCCGGCGCGGATGGGGATCTTCCGCTGCCGGTCCTGGAAGAGATCCGTGACCGGCGACACCGGGTCCATCGCTCCTGTATCGGTCCTGACGGGACCAGGCGGATGTGCACCTGCTCGGACGAGACCCTGCGCACCGCAGGGCTGGAAGACGTGGCACGCCACGTCGCCTCTCGCAGCGGCAACACCCACTCCCTGGCTCGAACGGTCACCGGCTGTGAGACGCACGGGCCGGACGCGCGCATCGACCGCATCTACGCCTCGGAGGTACTCCTGCCCGCGGTGTCGGATGTCGACGTGATCGAGGTTCCGCTGGACATGTCGGATCACCACATCGTCCGTGCCCGACTCGACGGAGACCGGCTCGCGGACATCCTCCGCCAGGAGGCGCACACCCCCCAGGACGCGGGCGTCGCATGA
- a CDS encoding GntR family transcriptional regulator, whose protein sequence is MTTATTDDAAARTLDPRQLRDDLLVLHRVSGNRMQAAPASVARNLDMVRRIARHWAPFGHTRRAAANGSAAEERRWDILLARADPERSVKQCYADVVVYAYAVREFVQALHDTIRPGTTVPEVARSITAAISKGGFPVGFELRVKQVAADLRAPAETVRAAVSSLVDSNVLERRSRRIFPAGSLEMHDALATHIADRLRAQIAVGVYARGSRLPSAKFLATTVCSDSAPVGRALRILAAEGTVHIGPRGSEVAQSARFLAHPARTAPHHDEKNPRFSRDTIVATCRAAHEQWRRRGPAPAEVLHGRWRDLCSMASQLLATVPNPAPDATQERAALARAAELTSAPLPDTPWLQQWHTACLAKSISDILPLAPKEPR, encoded by the coding sequence GTGACCACCGCGACCACCGACGACGCCGCGGCCCGCACGCTGGATCCCCGTCAACTTCGGGACGATCTCCTCGTCCTGCACCGTGTCAGCGGCAACAGGATGCAGGCCGCTCCTGCGTCTGTTGCCCGCAACCTCGACATGGTCCGGCGCATCGCCCGCCACTGGGCTCCCTTCGGCCACACCCGTCGCGCCGCCGCCAACGGCTCCGCTGCCGAGGAACGACGGTGGGACATCCTGCTGGCACGTGCCGACCCCGAGCGGTCCGTGAAGCAGTGCTACGCCGACGTGGTGGTGTACGCGTATGCCGTCCGGGAGTTCGTGCAAGCGCTGCACGACACCATCCGGCCGGGCACGACCGTGCCCGAGGTCGCCCGGTCGATCACCGCAGCAATCTCAAAGGGTGGCTTCCCCGTTGGCTTCGAACTGCGGGTCAAGCAGGTGGCCGCTGATCTGCGGGCACCTGCTGAAACGGTCCGGGCCGCGGTGAGCAGTCTCGTCGACAGCAACGTTCTGGAGAGGCGAAGCCGACGGATCTTCCCGGCAGGGAGTCTGGAGATGCACGACGCGCTGGCCACCCACATTGCCGACCGGCTGCGCGCCCAGATCGCCGTCGGCGTCTACGCCCGCGGCAGCCGGCTGCCCAGCGCGAAGTTCCTGGCCACCACGGTGTGCAGCGACTCCGCGCCCGTTGGGCGGGCGCTGCGGATCCTGGCCGCCGAAGGCACGGTGCACATCGGACCGCGCGGCAGCGAGGTGGCGCAATCCGCCCGTTTCCTTGCCCACCCCGCTCGCACCGCGCCCCATCACGACGAGAAGAACCCCCGTTTCAGCCGGGACACGATCGTGGCCACCTGCCGTGCTGCTCATGAGCAGTGGCGCCGTCGCGGCCCGGCTCCAGCCGAGGTGCTGCACGGACGGTGGCGGGACCTGTGCTCCATGGCCAGCCAGCTGCTGGCGACGGTCCCAAACCCGGCCCCTGACGCCACGCAGGAGCGGGCCGCCCTTGCCCGAGCCGCAGAGCTTACGTCCGCCCCGCTGCCGGACACGCCCTGGCTCCAGCAGTGGCACACCGCCTGCCTGGCCAAGTCCATCAGCGACATCCTCCCCCTGGCCCCCAAGGAACCTCGATGA
- a CDS encoding cytochrome P450 — protein MDLTHPTPATEPSAPALSLSRPVHRLDPHSCDLHHDATVMRKAGPVVPVQLPGGVPVWAVTRDATARAVLRNTDIFRKDSRHWDALQRGEIPADWPLIGLAAPAGPSMVTTDGIDHWRLRSPLAMVFTETRVRALRTSIDIITKKLLADLADAATVADDGIVDFRKVVAWPLPMTVISLLLGLPESEHDALRGHYEIFFDDTRDPTAAVAAIEGIITRHLDSKRRQPGSDLTSALLQLPDDEQLTKEELVATVQVLIAAGHETTVHLLVNGVLALTQHRDQLDLLLQGEVSWDRAVEEILRWEPPTANFLMRFATRDTTLGHTLIHRGEPVMISYAAMGRDPDRYGLTADDFDITREGGHTSFGHGQHACIGAPLARLEGRVALKALFSRWPDLAPAAPAPRTPSVLMNAHTSLPLRLRPSRHRHDAGAAK, from the coding sequence GTGGATCTGACCCACCCCACCCCCGCCACCGAGCCGAGCGCACCGGCGCTGTCGCTGTCGCGTCCGGTACACCGGCTCGACCCTCACAGCTGCGACCTCCACCACGACGCCACCGTCATGCGCAAGGCCGGCCCGGTCGTTCCGGTCCAGCTGCCCGGCGGCGTCCCCGTGTGGGCGGTCACCCGCGACGCCACCGCCCGTGCCGTACTGCGTAACACCGACATCTTCCGTAAGGACTCCCGGCACTGGGACGCCCTCCAACGCGGCGAGATCCCTGCCGACTGGCCACTGATCGGCTTGGCCGCACCGGCCGGGCCCAGCATGGTCACCACCGACGGCATCGACCACTGGCGCCTGCGCAGTCCGCTGGCGATGGTGTTTACCGAGACGCGGGTACGGGCCCTGCGGACGAGCATCGACATCATCACCAAGAAGCTGCTGGCCGATCTCGCCGACGCCGCCACCGTCGCCGACGACGGGATCGTCGACTTCCGAAAGGTCGTGGCCTGGCCGCTGCCGATGACCGTCATCAGTCTTCTGCTGGGCCTGCCGGAGTCCGAACACGACGCCCTGCGCGGCCATTACGAGATCTTCTTCGACGACACCCGTGATCCGACGGCCGCGGTCGCTGCCATCGAGGGCATCATCACCCGGCACCTCGACAGCAAGCGCCGTCAGCCCGGCAGCGACCTCACCAGCGCCCTGCTCCAGCTCCCTGACGACGAGCAGCTGACGAAGGAGGAGCTGGTCGCCACCGTGCAGGTCCTCATCGCCGCCGGGCACGAGACCACCGTCCACCTCCTCGTCAATGGCGTGCTGGCCCTCACCCAACACCGTGACCAGCTCGACCTGCTCCTCCAGGGCGAGGTCTCCTGGGATCGCGCCGTCGAGGAGATCCTGCGCTGGGAACCCCCGACCGCAAATTTTTTGATGCGTTTCGCCACCCGGGACACCACCCTCGGCCACACGCTCATCCACCGGGGCGAACCGGTGATGATCTCCTACGCCGCCATGGGCCGTGATCCCGACCGCTACGGCCTCACCGCAGACGATTTCGACATCACCCGCGAGGGCGGCCATACCTCCTTCGGCCACGGCCAGCACGCCTGCATCGGCGCACCCCTTGCCCGCCTCGAAGGGCGGGTGGCGCTCAAGGCCCTCTTCAGCCGATGGCCCGACCTCGCCCCGGCCGCGCCGGCGCCGCGCACCCCCTCGGTCCTGATGAACGCGCACACCAGCCTCCCCCTCCGCCTGCGCCCCTCCCGCCACCGGCACGATGCCGGAGCGGCCAAGTGA
- a CDS encoding cytochrome P450, protein MNSPQKPVLVELPDSHRGAIVLGDPGYHRDPAEVFSALRRTYGPVAPVLLVGQVPAWLVLGHRELTQVTTDTRLFARKAARWRLREQLPADWPLWPMLGGGHTESSLLYTEGDEHRQRAGAVSRALASVDPVEFRAQCESRAEDLVDSFAHSGRAELMAHYALLLPVMVMGWALGVPTEEHRDLVAAFTDQLAGGDRALAGHQHIRRTVQALVRRVRERPSADVASRLAADPVGLSDEQLCQDLIVTILAGHQTTTYWMGNSTYRMLVDRRHTDAFIRGRLAVSQALREVLWDDTPTQVFAGRWTSRPARLGHVTIPAGDLILLGLAAGNTDPHLRAEPGGLRGSRAYLSYSHGPHSCPDPARDLAETIVTAGIEVLLDRLPDLHLACPPEQVRWQPSVWMRGLEALPVTFTPTPPTTRYAGGTPWI, encoded by the coding sequence GTGAACAGCCCGCAAAAGCCAGTACTCGTGGAGCTGCCCGACAGCCACCGAGGGGCGATCGTGCTGGGCGACCCGGGCTACCACCGCGACCCCGCCGAGGTCTTCTCCGCGCTGAGGCGCACATACGGGCCGGTGGCTCCGGTGCTGCTGGTCGGACAGGTGCCAGCCTGGCTGGTCCTCGGGCACCGCGAGCTGACCCAAGTCACGACCGACACGCGGCTGTTCGCCCGCAAAGCGGCACGGTGGCGGCTGCGTGAACAGCTCCCGGCCGACTGGCCGCTGTGGCCGATGCTCGGCGGCGGTCACACAGAATCATCTCTCCTCTATACCGAAGGGGACGAGCACCGGCAGCGCGCCGGGGCGGTCAGCCGTGCTCTTGCCAGCGTCGATCCAGTCGAGTTCCGAGCCCAGTGCGAGTCGCGCGCCGAGGACCTCGTCGATTCCTTCGCCCACAGCGGGCGTGCCGAGCTGATGGCCCACTACGCCCTGCTGCTGCCGGTGATGGTGATGGGCTGGGCCCTGGGAGTGCCGACCGAGGAACACCGGGATCTGGTGGCGGCGTTCACCGACCAGCTCGCTGGCGGCGACCGCGCCCTGGCCGGCCATCAGCACATCCGCCGCACCGTGCAAGCGCTCGTCCGGCGGGTGCGCGAGCGCCCCAGTGCCGATGTCGCCTCGCGGCTGGCAGCCGACCCCGTCGGCCTGAGCGACGAGCAGCTCTGCCAGGACCTGATCGTCACCATCCTGGCCGGTCACCAGACCACCACGTACTGGATGGGCAACTCCACCTACCGGATGCTCGTCGACCGCCGCCACACCGACGCCTTCATCCGTGGCCGGCTCGCCGTCAGCCAGGCTCTTCGCGAAGTTCTCTGGGACGACACCCCCACCCAGGTCTTCGCCGGGCGCTGGACCAGCCGCCCCGCCCGCCTCGGCCACGTCACCATCCCGGCCGGCGACCTGATCCTGCTGGGGCTCGCCGCGGGCAACACCGACCCCCACCTGCGAGCCGAACCGGGCGGCCTACGCGGCAGCCGCGCCTACCTGTCCTACTCCCACGGCCCGCACAGCTGCCCCGACCCCGCCCGGGACCTCGCCGAGACGATCGTCACCGCCGGAATCGAGGTCCTCCTCGACCGCCTTCCCGACCTGCACCTGGCCTGCCCACCCGAACAGGTCCGCTGGCAACCGTCGGTGTGGATGCGCGGCCTGGAGGCCCTCCCCGTCACCTTCACCCCCACCCCACCGACCACCCGCTACGCCGGAGGCACCCCGTGGATCTGA
- a CDS encoding GTP-binding protein has protein sequence MDSTTCEAAPVPLAQTASRGVKIAVAGGFGAGKTTFVGAVSEITPMRTEAEMTAASIGTDDLSATPSKTMTTVAFDFGRAALSESMVLYLFGAPGQDRFKFVWDTVLNGALGAVVLVDTRRVEDSFPSLDLVEDKHLPYVVAHNVFGHEDRAHSLDDVRDALQMAPGVPVMRCDARDRQSVQHVLIALVQHVMRLAELREGRA, from the coding sequence TTGGACTCCACCACCTGTGAAGCCGCGCCGGTGCCGCTCGCGCAGACCGCCAGCCGGGGGGTGAAGATCGCCGTGGCCGGCGGCTTCGGAGCCGGGAAGACGACTTTCGTCGGCGCCGTCAGCGAGATCACCCCGATGCGCACCGAGGCGGAGATGACCGCCGCGAGCATCGGCACCGACGACCTGTCCGCCACACCGTCGAAGACCATGACAACGGTCGCCTTCGACTTCGGCCGGGCCGCGCTCAGCGAGTCCATGGTGCTGTACCTCTTCGGCGCTCCCGGCCAGGACCGCTTCAAGTTCGTGTGGGACACGGTGCTCAACGGCGCCCTGGGCGCGGTGGTGCTGGTCGACACCCGCCGGGTAGAGGACTCCTTCCCGTCCCTGGACCTGGTCGAGGACAAACACCTGCCCTACGTAGTGGCCCACAACGTCTTCGGCCACGAGGACCGGGCGCACAGCCTGGACGACGTCCGCGACGCGTTGCAGATGGCCCCCGGAGTGCCGGTGATGCGCTGCGACGCCCGCGACCGGCAATCGGTCCAGCACGTACTGATCGCCCTCGTCCAGCACGTGATGCGCCTGGCCGAACTGCGGGAGGGACGAGCGTGA
- a CDS encoding DUF742 domain-containing protein, protein MSDDWDVPDRSFVVLGGRTAADHELDAVSLIVTERDDTAGLGLEEAAIVRMCASPTGVVEIASRLRLPVGMAQVLISGLLDQSRVTARHPHATSASPHDAALLRKVLVGLHHL, encoded by the coding sequence GTGAGCGACGACTGGGACGTGCCGGACCGGTCGTTCGTCGTCCTGGGCGGTCGTACTGCCGCCGACCACGAACTTGACGCGGTGTCCCTAATCGTCACCGAGCGCGACGACACCGCCGGCCTCGGGCTGGAGGAGGCCGCCATCGTCCGGATGTGCGCCTCACCGACCGGGGTCGTGGAGATCGCCAGTCGCCTGCGCCTGCCCGTGGGGATGGCGCAGGTCCTCATCTCCGGCCTCCTCGACCAGAGCCGCGTCACCGCCCGACACCCACACGCCACCTCAGCCTCGCCACACGATGCTGCTCTTTTGAGGAAGGTCCTCGTTGGACTCCACCACCTGTGA
- a CDS encoding roadblock/LC7 domain-containing protein gives MSTDLSWLLDQLCRDTAGVRHALLLSSDGLKVAYDKSLDLDSADILSAICSSLRSISNELDKAFKAGGPALTITIDTPRAQLLVVGAGTGGVLATVAESEADPGIVGTAMAQLVERVADHLSVPPRSPQAPS, from the coding sequence GTGAGTACTGACCTTTCCTGGCTGCTCGACCAGCTCTGCCGCGACACTGCTGGCGTACGCCACGCCCTGCTCCTGTCCAGCGACGGCCTGAAAGTCGCCTACGACAAGAGCCTCGACCTCGACTCCGCCGACATTCTCTCCGCGATCTGCTCCAGTCTGCGCTCCATCTCCAACGAGCTGGACAAGGCGTTCAAGGCCGGGGGCCCGGCGTTGACGATCACCATCGACACACCCCGCGCCCAGCTTCTGGTAGTCGGCGCCGGGACAGGCGGCGTCCTCGCCACTGTGGCCGAGAGTGAGGCTGATCCCGGCATTGTCGGCACCGCGATGGCCCAGCTGGTGGAGCGCGTCGCGGACCACCTGAGCGTCCCGCCGCGGTCACCCCAGGCTCCGTCGTGA